Genomic DNA from Verrucomicrobiota bacterium:
ATTTGACATCAACGAATCAAATGAATCTAAATTATAACCTAAGCACAACGGGTCTCCATTTTTCGGGGCAATCTCAAACTGCCAACGCACAAACTGGTCGTAAGGCATATCGTCGTTAAACGCGCGGATGACAAAGTCGCGATAGTGGTAGGCCTCGGGCTGGTCGTCATCGTAGCGATATCCGTTACTGTCAGCGTACCGGGCGACATCGAGCCAATGCCTCCCCCATTGCTCGCCATAGTGTGGGCTGGATAGCAGTCGATCGACAAGGCGCTCGTAGGCGTCAGGTGCAGAGTCTCCCAGGAAACTGGCGAGTTCCTCAGGTGTTGGCGGCAGGCCGGTTAGATCGAAAGTAAGTCGACGAATCAACACAGCCCGTTCGGCCTCATTATTTGGCGTAACTCCACGAACCTCTTGTGCGGCTAAAATAAAACGGTCCACATCGGTTCGAACCCAGGCCTTGTCTTTCATCACAGGAGGAGCCACCTGCGAAAGCGGCTGAAAGGACCAATGATCCGATTCGCGAACTGGAGTACGATTGGCCGCACCCTGTGCAGACACAGACAGGCCTGTAATCATCACCGCGGCCGCCAGGAAGCTACGATTCCCAAGAGAAGGCAGAAAGGAAAAGATCACTGGGGGGATGTTAGGGTAAAAAGAGAAAATCTCGGGCATTAATATTAAGATTCAAGGATTTTTGAGCGGAAGCAGATTCTCAACTTCAATCTCGAAACCACTTCAAACAGAAAAATATAGAAGTAGTCAATTCCTCTGGGACTTTCAGGAAATGTTCATTTTGACCAAGAGCTTACCTCATCACTTGAACGAAGAGAGACAAAACGGTCCCTACTGGAATCTCGAATACGGTTCGGGCGCTCGATGATTGGCAGAGATGTGGCCCGCCTTTCATTGAACGAGCGATGGCCATTTGGAAATGGAGAATGAGTTTCACCCAACTCCGCGGTCTTCAGTCCTGGTCTCCCTCGGGCTCGGCCCCAACGTGTTTAAGTGCTCTCAGGTTTTCTTCCTTTTCCGCGATAGCCTTTTTCGTCTCCTCGATGTTCAATTTGTTTTTCTGGTAAGCCTCGATTTTCATGTCGTTCATTATAATCGCGAGCAGGTCTTCATAGTATCTTGCCCAATTGGGATACTGAGGAGAATCCGGGGCCAGCTCTGGGAGTTTCAGTTTCTTACTGGCTTTTCTTAATACAACTTTCATCCGTTTTCCGCGCGTATGTTGATCGAGCACATAGTCATCCCGAACTAGCTCCTCCTCAGTTCTGTTGTCCAACTGATAGCGGAAGTTGTAGGTTTCTCTATAGTATTTTTCAATAGAGGCTTCGAACTGTGCGTCTGATGTATTGTTCATGGATGAAGTGGTCGTCTCTTTAAGTGGAAACAGAGGATGATTTCTATGTAACAGGCATGTGTCTGGTATGAGAATGTGTTAGGTGTTGTCTATAAAAAAGGACAATCGATGGTCTCACCCATGCTCCGGATAAAGCTCCGCAGGGCAGGCAGACCACCGCTACCACCTGGCCACAGTTTTGAGACTGTTGAATTTCATTGGTAATCGTGTTGGCAGAGGACACAGACACCTGAACACTGAAACCGTTTCAACTTTCATACAGCGGCAGGTATCGATCTTTCAAATACCGGATGAGATACTTGGGATTTATGGGTTCGCCGGTCACTCGGGTAACGAGGTCTTGCGTGTCATATAGTTTGCCGTGTTGGTGAATACCATTGCGGAGCCAAGTGAGAAGACGGTCAAACTTTCCTTGAGAGAAGTCCGGCAACAGATCTGGAATTTCCTCAAGTACTTTGTACCAGAGTTGTGCGGCGATCATGTTGCCGAGGCAGTAGCTGGGGAAGTAGCCAAACATGCCACCTGACCAGTGGACGTCCTGGAGGACGCCTTCCTTGTCGGAGGGTGGGGTGAGTCCGATGATTTCCTTACTTAAACGATTCCATTCCGCGGGAAGATCATCGACGGATAGTTCGCCGCCAATGAGTTTCTTTTCGAGTTCAAAGCGTAAAATAATGTGCAAGTTGTAAGTCACCTCGTCGGAGTCGACCCGAATGGGGCAGAGGGTGACCGAGTTGACTGCGAGGTAGAGGTCGTCGGAAGATAGCCCGGCTAATTGTTCCGGGAATGCCGCCCTGTATCTCGGTTCGAAAAACTGCCAGAATTCACGGC
This window encodes:
- a CDS encoding DUF1549 domain-containing protein; this translates as MIFSFLPSLGNRSFLAAAVMITGLSVSAQGAANRTPVRESDHWSFQPLSQVAPPVMKDKAWVRTDVDRFILAAQEVRGVTPNNEAERAVLIRRLTFDLTGLPPTPEELASFLGDSAPDAYERLVDRLLSSPHYGEQWGRHWLDVARYADSNGYRYDDDQPEAYHYRDFVIRAFNDDMPYDQFVRWQFEIAPKNGDPLCLGYNLDSFDSLMSN